The genomic window TGGGTTAGTTTACCTCCTTTAGGAAACCTTATGACTTCTAAACTTAGTGTGGACTCACAATCAACATAACCCATTTCAGTTTAGAACTCCTTACTTAGCTCGAGACATTCTATAGCCTCAGTCTTCCAATGGGACTAAGATTAGAAGCATATAATCTTTCTGCCATGGTGGATGCTGTCTGGATGGGTGGTTCAGCTCTTTTCTCTTCATGTTGTCAACTGTAAAAATTTCACTTTATCAAGTGCTGTAGTTCTGATGAGCTCTAACTAGATATTGGGCTAGCTTTTGCTCTTGGCAAaatctaaactttaaaaaaattttttatttttaataatagtttttatttaccagagtTTATGAGTCCCTTATTCTTTGTAATTGTTTGTAAtgtttcccttgagattcttgcctttttttctttagatgaatttcattattattttcccccaattctaCAAAGTAATCTTTTGGCAACTACCCTAAATGcttgcatttaatatttctccaattatttaggtcagtctttatttgtgtaaagaacatttattgtttgtttaaaaaaagaatgtctaAAATTTTGTATATCctaaaattagtttttttgtagttttatagcttactaatttatttttgttttactattttaaggtttttttctaATCATTACATTTCCTAATCTGATATGTGTATAATTCTTGTTTTGATAagtagattcctaaatatttacatgttctcattttttttttttttacattttcttgctggattttgttggctATGTATATCTTCATGTGTTGTTATTTttgtgggcttattttatatactgtattttgccaaatttattgtttgaaataatttttagttgaCTTTCTAGGTTCTCTaagttattattatctctattattaTCAGGTATCTCTATTATACCTGCAGAATGGATTAATTTTGCTTTGCCTTTCCCTAGgcttattctttaaatttttacaaTTGTACTATTGCTATAGTTTGAATTTCTGGTCTCTTTTGGATATCTTTGTTTTCCTTGATATCTTATTGGAAggaactttgttttgtttttctcattcttaatatctttttttccccaattacattttccccattaattttttaaagctttaaatttcaaattctctctttctacccTACTCTTTTCTCATTAGGAGACAAGAAATTTGATAAAGGTTACATGTACAGTcatgtgaaacatatttccacattagtcttgttttgaaaggaaacagaaacccaaaaaaccaaaaccttaaataaaataaagtttaaaaatgtttgcttcaatttgtgttcagactccattagttcttttaCTGGAGgttgatagcattttttatcctaagtacttcagaattgtcttcgactgctgagaatagccaagtcattcatagttaatcattgtataatattagttactatgtacaacattcttcttcttcttttttttttttttacttcactttgaattagtttatgtaatattttcaggattttctgaaaacatcccgctcatcatttcttataacatgatAGTATTCCCTTAtaatcatatacaacaacttgttcagccagtcagggcatttcctcaatttccaatatttcgccaacacaaaaagagctgctataaatatttttatttatataagggTTTTTTTTGAGATATAAAGTTAATAGTGGTAATGCAGggtcaaaattttaaatgaaatcctGTTAAACAAACTATATTGATTTATACCAGATATGCAACATTAGGAAGACAATCagcataattaaatattaataactaaaacCACATTATTCtctcattagatgcagaaaaaccctTTTCAAAAGATTATATCCACTTATGCTAAAAgatctaaaatataaatatggaggaattttttttaatatcaaaagtAATATCTGAAACCAAAAGAAAGCATAACATGTAAGAGGTATTTACCAGAtccttttccattaaaaaaaaaaatggaagcaaggaTATCTACTTTCTCTAGTAGCTCTGAAATTCTAGCAATGttgataagaaaagagaaagaagttaaagatataaagataggaaaattatgttaaaatatggCATACATGGAAAATCCTAGGGAATTAGCAAACACAATTAATTGCTTAACTAAGTTGAAAGCCACGAAAATTAACTACTTttctatataataacaacaaaacccaagaagcaaaaatagaaagggaaatccccttccaaatacatacaaaatgcaaaaaaaaaatcttgatgatctcttgaagctctaaatctatgaccttattattttgcaaatgaaaaaaactgtATAAAAGTATGATTATAGAATAATCTTGTGACCAAGCCAgtaatacaatatttttttctttccacaatgtttttttttaaaattaatttacaaacATTTTAGAAGTATTAGAAGTATTCATTCAGATCCATTTCTGTGATTAGCATATAAACTCACCAATTACCAGAATTATTAATCTTGTATTGGTTAACTCTATTTCTGTCCAAACAATTGGAACAATGGTTCATCCCATTGAAATTTTGAACTCCCACTTACTAATTTGTAGTTTTGAGAAATATAGAATCTATGGCACAAATGATATACATTCCTTACCTTCTCCAAATGTACTCAATTAAATGGACAAAGGTGAAGGAGAGCAGAATGAATTCAGAGAACTGTTTGGACCACTAGTTTTCTAATGGTATAGTGCTTAACAACCCTTGCTTCATGAAAACACATTGGAAGCAAAGTCAAAAATGCATTTTTCCTTTGAGGgcacatttgtttttcttgctaaAGCCTGTGATACCTGCAAGATAGAAGACTGATGAATATATAGTGAGTGCACTTTGAATAGTGTAGCTCCAAGGAACAGTTTTTAATGATATTGTTATGAAAGTAACCAAATACTCCAGTCTCAGTGGATGTTATCTGATCTCAGTCCTACTCTTTTGGAatgaacaatgcattaatgttgtTTTGCCCAAGACAGTTTTTCACTTGGTGTATGTGAAAGCAATTTATGACAACGGGAAATTGCCAATAAAAAATGTGACATTTAAAGCCATTGCCAGAGACAggtaggtgacatagtggatggAGTCAGATCTTGGACTGTGTTCAAATCAAGCCTTAAacacttattggctatgtgatcctggacaagtcatttaaccctgattgtcttgaaaaaaaaaaaaagccattgccAACTGTGAATTTTGagcaattaacttttttttctaaaactaaatGAGGTTAAGTTTTCCACATCTAGTAATTCACACAAAAAGTTTGACAGTAGTTGAGATGAggataagaagggaagaaagtaagcatttatttagcacctactatgtaacaGGAACTGTAccaagcactttagaaatattattttatttgttcatatttgATCAAATATTTCATTCTATGTCTCACAGAAAACTACATTGAATTGTTGATCTTTTTGGAATGTTTTACTCTAAAAACATTAGTCCTGATGTCATTATAAAGACATATTTCACCTCAGgaaaaattctaatttataaaaaaaaatacttattacatGTCCATCCAATTTCCTATATTGGGCTCAATATCAGTATTTCAGATCAATATTAGTAGTGGTTGGTTGGGTGGTGGTATGTGTGCATGGGGCAGAAGTTTCTAgtgttaaaaaagaaataaatttctagTGTTTAGAAATGATTTCACAAATGACAATGGTAGCAAAATTTGctatccttttctcttctatttctaaggagatttaaaaaatctctcatatctaaggaactgattcaaatatatagatatcATACTTAATCATAAATTCACAAGTATTTGAAGGATATAAAAgtattcaaaggaagaaatccaatcTATCCATACGAAAACTGCTCCAAATTTCTAATAGTTAGAGAAATATACTTTTAAACAATTTTGAGATTCTCCCCTCAGACTCAGATTATCAAAGATCATAACAAAGGATGACAAAAAAGATCACAGATTGGGGAAGAATTCTGAGTTGGTTTAACCATTCTGGAATGCAATTTGGAATCATACTCCCAAAATTACAAAACTGtgagatcaaaaaaaagaaataaactatgtACAAGAGTGTTCATAGAAGCTTTTTGTTAGTTTTTACTAAGGATATGTACATCAGTTAGGAGATTATTTAAACAAGATAATGATATAGGAATAGATAGAAATAGCACTAAAAGAAATTTACAaggtgagagaaaaaagaagggacaaGATGAGAGAAGTCTAGGTAGATTTTCATGAACTAACAGAGTAAAGTGAATAGACCAAAGGAACAGATTATATAATAAACACAttgtcaagaaaaataattttgaaaaacttgAGAAATTGATCAATAGTGTAAATGACCACAATTCAATAGGACATCAGTCATGTTATCCTccaattcataaagaaatgctgTATTGAACATATAGAATAAGTTATACATTTGGGGAAAGGTCCCATATaggaatttgttctttttctttttttccactgggggaaggaattaaaaaggaaaaataattgagcaaaaaggttaattttaaaaaaagtaaaaagaactgtGTTCAATGCAACGACTTTACAATTCTGGAGGACTAATAAATGAAGCATGCTATTGGCCTCCTAACAGAGAATATGGAATGGAAGTGAAAAAATGACATAAATTTTCAAACATTGCTaacaaaggaatttatttttcttagttatcTTTGttaaaaggattttgttttatatttccccCTTGGAATGAGAGACATtgtgaaagagagggagaatagAAATACGGgtaacaaaaacattaaaataaaaagaaagtctttgcagcattttaaaaaatacatagaagagaATTGAACGACAtacaagtataatttttaaagttccatGATGAATTTATTACATACTTAATAGGAAAAAGAATTTATTCCTAAGAGACTTTTGTACAAAGTAAatccagaatttaaaaaaaaaaaagaatttatattaagTGTCTAAAATATAGAAACACTTTATGTGACTACCAGTTTAATCTGTAGAAATCTGAGCTTTAGTAATTACCACTAGGGGGAACTAAAGTTACTGTACTGTTAAATAGGAGGTTTCTTCAAACGTGCTCCATCATTTAGCTGTCTCCTTCTACTCTTCTTCCTGCAAtactatttcttttgaaaaagttactgttcttcattttatattgtaCATAGCATGATTATGTGGTGATCGATATATGGACAGTACTCTTctaaacaatgaagtgattcaagacaattccagtagacttgtggtGGAAAGTGccttctacatccagagaaaaaactatggagactgaatgtagattgaagtatagtattttcacttttgcttatatgtttgcttttcctttcttggtttttttttttcctcttgtgatttgatttttcttgtatagcatgacaaACATGAAAAtcatgtttaacccatattgaattgcttgttgtcgtggggaaggggaaggtaaagggaggaggggggaggtaaaggaaggagggaaaaaattaaaacacaaagtcttacaaaaatggatgttgaaaaactttttttacatgtttttggaaaaataaaatattattgagaaaaaagagaaaaaaaaaagctcaatctCTTCCTTTACTGTCTTTAAGGAATTTTGCCTTAAAAATTGCCTTTCTATCATCCACAATATCTTTGTATTTAGTAGCTACTTTTCTGTTGTCAACAAATACATTTATAGTGATCCCAtcataaaaaaacccaaaaattaattttttttaaaaagcccagaTCAAATATCACTTTTCTGACCATTCCTGTTATATAACTTTTACAGCTTCCCTCCTCTTTGTGGCTAACTTTTTTTAGAAGCCTATCTATAAATGTTGCCTCCACTTCCTGTCATTCTTTTCTAAAGCCTCTGTGGTCTACCTTCTGACCTTATCAAcaattgaaactgctctctccaaaattgCCAACAAGTGTCATAATTGTTCATCTAATATTGGCATTTTCTTAATTGTTatcttttttgacttctctgaCACTGACTTATGCTGTCAATCATTTTCCtggatattctctcctctctctagctTTTCATGATAGtagatttttctgattttcctcttccctgattttctttaaaattcaacgCAAATCTCACTCTTCAAAAGGTCTTATTGGATATCTGTTCCATCTTCCACATGTCTCATTTCTGTCCTCTGAGACAGGAATTCATTGGAGGTAACtaatttatactgtatatattttatatgtacaaagTTCTTTGCATGTTTTCCCCTCTTAGAATATAAGCCCCATGGGGACAAAGaccctttttgcctttcttcatatcttcAGTACTTAGCAATTTCAAACCTTAATTTAGAccagcacataataagtgtttaaaaaTGGTGAAGAGATGATGAACTATGGCCTTCATGATGATAGTTGATCTGTAGGTTTCCACTTGAAATCTCCTTGTTCCAGACTGTGTGCAAAATTCTTACAATTCAGGGCTACCTCAAtgcctttgttgttttttttttctccttgggaAGATTACTTAATTTCATCCAGTCATTCATTTACCAAAAGTTTAAGCACCTACCTCATGCAAATTTCTCTTGTCCAGTGCTTGTTCATCCATCAAAGCCCAGATCAAATATCACTTTTACTCTGTTTCCCCTACATCAGGGGTTCTTAATCAGGGGTCCATAGAATGGAGTCCATGAATAGATTTCAGAAGAGTCCATAGatacagatggaaaaaaattatgtctttatttcaatattatgTTTCCTTTATGatattgtgtattttattttatgcatttaaaatgattattctgGGAAGGGTTCAATAAACTTTGCCAAAATACCAGAGTAGTTCATGAAAcggaaaaaattaagaactccTAATCTGCATAGAAGtgattttgttctcttctgagcTTGCATAACATTATGTACCTCTTTTACTGAACTTCAACATTTTGCCTAATATTATAACTATTTGTATAAGGTGTAAGGCAGATAGATAATGCAACATATAAGGCATTGGGACCTGATGtcaagaagatatgaattcaaatctgatttcagatactaAATGGCTTTGTGACCTGGGGCAAGTAAGTTAACCTTGGAGTGCCTCAGTTTTgttgtgtaaaatgggaataataatattacctacctCCTGGGGTTGTTaggataaaattaattaatatttataaagaattttgcaaGCCTTGAAATGAggcataaatgctagctactaaaAAAGCTTTTTACTAAATTGTAATAAAAAGCCAATGCCTTTgagttatatatttttgtataagtgTTCAGATGTGCTTAGCACTATATTGTATAGAGGGTGCAGTAAAATCAATCACCTCCTCTAAAGGTTTTTCTTTCTGAAGTGATGTCTATCCTGGAGCAAGAAAGCTAGAAAAGTTGACTTTGGATCTTTTGAGGTCTAGTAATTGTCCAAcattatagtttatatatactatacaatctttgataatttaaagatcatttatttttcattttattttcattacttccaTAAAACTTTGATTTCATTTGTGGGGGGACATGCTTCTTTTCTGATATAGGTTATGATACCGTATGTCTTATCATTGTTTATGATTCTTATCCATATGGTTGCACAAATACTCTAGCTTTTTGTGCTGTTTTTGTTGATTACTATGCAAGAAGGACTTCCAtttagggcagttagatggcactaATTGTTTGACCCTTGACAAAtttgcctccgttttctcatgtacaaaataagctggaggaggaaaaggcaaaccattccagagtATTTGACAAGAACCCTTTTCCCCCTCACAAAGAACcttgaaatgaaaataacactAACTATGCAATAACAATAaggattatatttatatattactttaacatttataatttttcttcaaacatCCTATGACAAattgtggtataatggaaagagcattaaatttgaattcataaaacCTGAGTTCAGTTTTCATTCTgttacttattacctgtgtgaccttgggcaatctTTTGGTTCAAGTTTGCTCATATGCAAAATCAAGGTGTTGGactctaaaatatataaggactCTAGATTTATTACTTAATATTCTTCAGTTTCATGCAATAATCACTAACATGATATCTTCTTGTTCCAAAATAATGTGATGTTATATTCAAACTTTTCCAGTGACAAATTGAACCATAGACATTATTTTCATATGATGCATGTTGACTTTGAAAGCTTATAAGCAATAagggagaagttttttttttttttttaaagttaaagttcACATTTGGAATAGGGAAGAACAattaagaagtttaaaaaataatgatgaattcttCAAGAAAGGATGCCCCAAAGAAACTAGAGCAAAATATGATTGATGGTCTATAGGGTTATAATAAAGagacatagaaatataaataaggcAGCCAGTCTTCTGATAAAAAACAGTCTTCTGACACCCTAAAAAAGTTGGGAGCTTTCATGCAAATGAAGAGACCAGCCAGACAATGACATTGCCTCCAGGGCTTAGGCCTTCAGTCACTAACTTAACTATTTCCAAAAGAGCAAGGTGCAGTGACTTAAGAATTGTTCCATAGGGAAGGcaagcctttttaaaattttcctactTGGAGgtgaaaaataacttcaaaattaaGATTATCAGGATTTAAAAGATGGAATAGGTTCTAAGTTAAAATTAACTAGTCTTTGTTCTAGATGAAAAAGAGCAAGCATTCCAGTTGAAAAGAGCATGCTAACCCTCAAAACTGAACATACTGGCAATCTCTCTGGCTTTAACCAGCAGCCACTATCTGGTGAAAGTGTGACCTATCTAGCCAAGACCACTAAGAGCAGGGACAGGTAGTGCTCCATCCAGCCAAGCATTGGATTGTCCCATTCTTCTCTGAGACACTGCATTCTAATTCAGTTACTCTTTTTATGGAAATTCTGTGCCCTGAGAAGAACCCAGCTGAATACTACAGCTACCTCTTATAGATGAATTCAGATATATGAGTATGTCATCTACAGCCtcctttaaagaaaaaggaaaagtaatgaGAATCTtcaagatggaaaggaaattaaggTCTTGAAGTTtcaaacattatttatttatttaaatgctttatttaaagCTCCATACTTTAGAGATGCATTGGCCACATGTGTTATATTCATGCCTCACTAACTAACACTGTACTTTAAATTCATGATATTTCTTAACACCTTCCTTCATAATAGGTTTATTTGTAGGAGAGTGCATATCTAATGTTGGGGGAAATGTTTTGGAATCactatactatttttttctattcttttgagTAAACATCTTTTGCTAAAGAATtggatttattgattaattgttaAGAATCATTTCTGTGAGGACTGtggaagaaatgaataaaacctgtatgttattaatagttttttttttttttagcatctctcctggaaaaaaaaaaagtaaccttaGAAGTCAAAAAAATAGAGCTCCATCTGTTGTTGTATAAATAGAGACATACCCtcactttgtattttattctaactAGAAGGAGGCTTCCAATGTCTTAAAAACTTCCAGGCCTATTAGCATATTCCAGTAGGATTAAGTACAgagaaaacattctttatttGTACAAATCTGATTTTTAGCAATTCCTGAGGACCCAAAGGTTGACATTCTATTCAAAATTATCTGACATCTTGTTCTTATTGTTCAACCtcctaaaaaaggaaagtagttGAGCAGTCTCATCTGATAGACTCTTTTTGCATCCAGTAATTTTACCTTTACACTGGTCTTTGTTATCTACCTGGCAACTGCCACTCAGCTTATCATAATGAAACCTTTTCTTCTAGCCTtgcttctggatttttttttttttttttacttcccagGAGAGTGGGAGGAATTACTCTTTGAGAGGATCTTGGGACCTCTAGGTTGAAGAATTCCTTTACAAGGCAGATGAACTATTTTTAGAACGAGAACCACCTGCATGTTTACTCCTTAGAGTACTCCCTCAAGTAAAAAGTGGCATTCAGTTCTCTGGGGGCCTAATCAGACAATGCTAGAGTGAGTTGATCCATTGAGTCCCAATGGAGATATTATATTCCTTATGTGAAGGACAATCATACTGGTTCAGTAAAGAAAATATATGCCTTTATTATGGGTACCAATAAGGAAATATTGATTGAACCCTGTTGGGAAGCATAAGATGTATGGAATTCATACTTACAtaattcaaatacattttttGCTTACTCCTTTACTTGCTGTTTTAATGAAAGCTTTCTTAAACCAAATAATTAATATCATTATAAGTAAAATGAAGATTCAAGAATGAACCCGATTAGAGAGTATGTTAAAGCTTTAATGAAAGATTAAACTAGATTATATGAATAGGAATATAAATGATATTATCAtcacttaattttataattgttcttTCTTGCTGAGGACATTTAGCCAATGTTCAGTTTTATATAAGCATTCCTATTCAATGATGTTTCTTGAAAGTTCAATAGATAAATTTGGGAGGGAAACAATAGGCTAGagttattcttccattttctttgaatatattaAGACAGCATATGGCATGCTAAGGggattattaacatttttcttttcttttcttttcttttttttttttttttgctgaggaaattggggtttagtgacttgcccagggtcacacatctaggaagtgttaagtgtctaaggtcgaatttgaactcgggtccttctgactttagggctggtgctctatccactgcgtcacctagctgccccctattaaatatttcaaagacAATTTCAGATTGAATTTGGCAAAACAATTTATCTGGCTTCCTCTAAAAGACAACTTCTTTCTAGGTTAATAATAAATGAACCAAGGCAGCTAggtaggtgtgtgaccctgggcaagtgatttaaccccAATCGTGTcacagaaaaaaagtaataaatgaaCCAGAAacagtttctagaaaatatttgagcACAGACTTTTTTGATAATTTCAAAATGACATACACTTTTTATAAGAGGAGATGATAGGAAAATTTCAATTTGAAAACACACACATGCCATTTCTTTTAAAGCAATGTTTACTTTTATCTTCTGTTGATAGATTTTAGGTCCTAGGATTgtttctttaagaaaagaattataaaaattaaaaaaaaagattagcatTAGAGTTCAGAATTTGATgcccattttacatttaaatcatGAGTTTTCTTAGGAACTAATCACATCCGCTCATCTTAAAGCATGAAAACATCACAAAAGCCCAAGAATAGAAAGAACCTTCTTACCTGTTGCCTCCACCATTCCTTCTAGGATCACAACAatttctagttcctctttggGCAGCTGAGCTTTGGAGATCTCCCAAAAAGGACTCTGTTGATTAATTTCATGGCTAATGATCAACGGTGACACGAGAAACAGACGATCATCCCCTGTGTAATAACCCACATTGATATCTGTCTGGTTCAGTGGTATGAACTCTCCTTCTGTGGTCTGTTTAGATTTGATCAACTTGGCTCTAATTGAAGCCTCAACGATGTGGGAATTCCTAAGGTCCCCCACCCGGAACATCAGGCAAAGCTTCCCATCCCGCATGGAGATTACTGCATGAGTAGAAAATACCAGGGTCTCTGCCCTCTTCTTAGGCTGCGATATTTTTACAAACATGCAGCCCACCATGAATGCATTGACTATAGACCCCAACACAGACTGCACTAAAAGGAGGATAATTCCTTCAGGACACTTGTCTGTGATGACTCGGTAGCCATAACCAATGGTGGTTTCTGTCTCTATTGAGAATAAAAAAGCTGAGACAAACCCATTGAGGTTAGTGACACATGGAGTCCATGTGGGGTCCTCTATATGGTCCATATCTCCTCGGATATAAGCTATAAGCCACCAGATCATGCCGAAGAAGAGCCATGTCACTGTGTAAACCATAACAAAGATCAACAGGTTGAACCTCCATTTCAGATCAACTAAAGTTGTGAAGATATCAGTCAGGTACCGGTAGGTCTCCCTCACATTGCCGTGGTGAACATTGCATTTTCCATCTTTCCTCACGTACCTCtggatttttcttttagctcGGTCTCTGCTGATGTGTTTTGGCAGATCATCTCTGGCTTGCTTAGGCAATTTTGGCTGGTGAATGGTTACTGGACTTTCTACATCCTGTTCCATTGAATCTCCCTCCAGGAcattagctgggatttgaagagaaaagaagaaaaactgctGGTTGGTTGTTTTtggatattaaataaatttttctgtGACCCTAAATGCTATTTACAGGTTACTAATGGAGTATAATGTAATATTCTTAGATTGTTTGACTCAGGGATTGAGATGGTTTAGATCAGAATTTCCCCAAGGAACCGGGAGGTTCAGATTTAGATTAAGTTTACCACAGAGATTGAGGTGGTTTGAATTTAGACCGTTTCTGGTTTAGGATTAGGATTAAGTTTTGGTTCGCTTTTTAAATTTTCCCGACAGGGGTGGTAAAGGAAGATGGGATTACAATGGTAGCAAGACATAGGTGGATTCTTCTTTAAATAGACTTTTGGTAGCATGGGATCAGGAGATGCTCTTGATAATTATATACTATCAAGTTCTATGACATCTGAAATAAATCTGCAATGGATTCAATTTGTTTTGATCCTCCCTCCCTCAATTTGACCCTTTGTTGATAttgcaaactgaaaaaaaaattaaggctattcattgaaaaatattattctgatcaGCTGTAGCTTTTAGTGATGATTTTGGCCCACTTCCTCCTAAACGcctttcttctttatgtttaGTCCTTCTTCTTTTCTGCTACCTT from Sminthopsis crassicaudata isolate SCR6 chromosome 3, ASM4859323v1, whole genome shotgun sequence includes these protein-coding regions:
- the KCNJ6 gene encoding G protein-activated inward rectifier potassium channel 2, which codes for MVTMAKLTESMTNVLEGDSMEQDVESPVTIHQPKLPKQARDDLPKHISRDRAKRKIQRYVRKDGKCNVHHGNVRETYRYLTDIFTTLVDLKWRFNLLIFVMVYTVTWLFFGMIWWLIAYIRGDMDHIEDPTWTPCVTNLNGFVSAFLFSIETETTIGYGYRVITDKCPEGIILLLVQSVLGSIVNAFMVGCMFVKISQPKKRAETLVFSTHAVISMRDGKLCLMFRVGDLRNSHIVEASIRAKLIKSKQTTEGEFIPLNQTDINVGYYTGDDRLFLVSPLIISHEINQQSPFWEISKAQLPKEELEIVVILEGMVEATGMTCQARSSYVTSEILWGYRFTPVLTLEDGFYEVDYNSFHETYETSTPSLSAKELAELSNRAELPLSWSVSSKLNHHAELETEEEKNHEDQTERNGDVTKLENESKV